The following coding sequences lie in one Glycine soja cultivar W05 chromosome 16, ASM419377v2, whole genome shotgun sequence genomic window:
- the LOC114390318 gene encoding GATA transcription factor 18-like: MMHHCCGSSQGHVMGTCTCGMYHSETSAYGSMLFSVPNNSEYDMYSSFTPSPSSVDCTLSLGTPSTRLTQDDDHDNDNKRHPHQRRSGVANFCWDLLHSKHNNNNTQSQSKSSSRGSSSSSNNNNNNNDPLLARRCANCDTTSTPLWRNGPRGPKSLCNACGIRFKKEERRASAAAATSTAVPGGEMELARVYGHHHNNSWYAAHSQNQKMMMMGNELRFMDDSEDRDSENNGIPFLSWKLNVPDRTSLVDERW; this comes from the exons ATGATGCATCATTGTTGTGGAAGCTCCCAGGGGCACGTGATGGGCACGTGCACATGCGGCATGTATCACAGCGAAACCAGCGCTTATGGCTCGATGCTGTTTTCCGTGCCCAACAACAGCGAATATGACATGTATTCGTCCTTCACGCCCTCTCCTTCCTCCGTGGACTGCACGCTCTCCCTCGGAACACCCTCCACGCGTTTAACCCAAGACGACGACCATGACAACGACAACAAacgacacccccaccaacgtcgTTCTGGAGTCGCCAATTTTTGCTGGGACCTGCTCCattccaaacacaacaacaacaacacgcAATCTCAAAGCAAGTCTAGTAGCAGAggaagcagcagcagcagcaacaacaacaacaacaacaacgaccCTCTCCTCGCTCGTCGTTGCGCCAACTGCGACACCACTTCCACTCCCTTATGGAGGAACGGTCCTCGTGGTCCTAAG TCACTATGCAATGCTTGCGGGATCAGATTCaagaaggaagagagaagagCGAGCGCCGCCGCCGCCACGTCGACGGCGGTTCCCGGCGGCGAGATGGAATTGGCGCGCGTGTACGGCCACCACCACAACAATTCGTGGTACGCCGCACACTCGCAGAAccagaagatgatgatgatgggtaACGAGTTACGCTTCATGGACGATTCCGAAGACAGGGACTCGGAGAATAACGGCATTCCCTTTCTCTCTTGGAAACTGAACGTTCCAGATAGAACGAGCCTCGTTGATGAACGATGGTGA
- the LOC114390189 gene encoding 7-methyl-GTP pyrophosphatase-like: MATKNPPFKIILGSSSKARREILSEMGYEFTVMTADIDEKCIRREKPEDLVMALAEAKADAIVQRLPTGGPLEEDASTTLLITADTVVVYRGVIREKPTSEKEARDFIKGYSGSHAAVVGSVVVTNLATGKRCGGWDSAEVYFLEIPDEVIDNLIDEGITFNVAGGLMLEHPLTLPFVDAVVGSTDTVMGLSKALTEKLLLEAL, from the exons ATGGCTACCAAAAATCCACCCTTCAAG ATAATTCTGGGCTCTTCTTCAAAGGCCCGCAGAGAGATTCTTTCTGAGATGGGATATGAGTTCACAGTAATG ACTGCAGACATTGATGAGAAATGTATTAGGAGGGAAAAGCCAGAAGATTTGGTAATGGCATTAGCTGAGGCAAAG GCTGATGCTATTGTGCAAAGGCTCCCTACTGGAGGCCCATTGGAGGAAGATGCTTCTACAACACTGTTAATTACTGCAGACACG GTTGTGGTGTATCGAGGAGTAATAAGGGAAAAACCAACTAGTGAAAAAGAAGCACGTGATTTCATCAAAG GATATTCTGGTAGTCATGCAGCAGTGGTAGGATCTGTTGTTGTAACTAACCTTGCAACTGGAAAACGTTGTGGGGGCTGGGACAGTGCAGAG GTTTACTTCCTTGAAATTCCAGATGAGGTCATTGATAATCTG ATTGACGAGGGGATTACATTCAACGTTGCTGGAGGTTTGATGCTGGAACATCCACTGACATTGCCCTTTGTGGACGCAGTA GTTGGGTCAACTGATACCGTGATGGGACTTTCCAAAGCTCTTACAGAGAAACTCTTATTGGAAGCACTATAA